The DNA sequence AAATCATACCATTTCATATTACTCAAAGGTGGCATTTCAAACAGACTGAAATCAAGGGAGGTTTCATCCAACAATTGAGAATCAGGCCCAGCTGTTTTCCCATAGTTAACACCAGCATCCCTGTGAGAGACACTAAGCGCTCTCTCACGTAAAAAATTGGTGTAGATATTAAAATAACCACGAGAATGAATAAATTTAATGAACCAAGGAGTCCATATTCTCTCTCCCATCTTCTTGTACCATCCAGTTGTCACCTGTGATTTCAGATTTAATTGAGCTAATATGTAGCACCTTAAGACATTACCAAGAAAGCCAgaaatcaacaaaatatgaatgaaatttaaatCTAATTACCATCCCATCGAGTAATGGCTTAATTCCCTTGGCCTTGTGTTTGTCATACCACAACCTGAATTCTTTCCAAGGTTTTGGAAAGAGCAGTTGACCCCAAGTGCCAACTATCTGGTAGAAAAAAAGTCGTGTTCCACTATCCAGTTGTATTTTGTTTCCATGTTTACCTGTAATCAGAAAACAAAAGCACCATAGGAAAATCATATGAAGTAGAAGAAATGTAACAAGGGCCATTGGCAGAATAATAGTGCACAGGCatcaaaagaggaaaaaggggGGAGGGGGAAAGAAGAACAATGATTTctttataggtaatcaagaatttTTAATCATAAGAAAAGGAGGCATGGCCCGAGTACACAAAATGTATATATGAGAAGTATCTAACTAGGGTTTTCAACCGTGGAAGGACATtgatataatagtcttcaattgcagaaagaaaaataaaaagtaacacATGACCAATCAACCTGGTCATGAATGGCACACACTGTGAAACTCAGTCAAACAGTGAAAACTCAGAACTTCCATGGAAGAGAGAGACAGAAAAGTTTGGCTGTATAGTTTAGCATAAAAAACTGCTTCAACAGGCAAACGATTGTTCACAAGAATGATGTTTGGCACAAGGAAGTCCTAACACCtaggaaaaatcaaaaacaGGAGAGTTCGTCCAGTTAGTGAAACCTCCCTGAGAAGTCCCTGGCGGTAGGGGAAGGTTAGTCTAGCTAGGAGAAAAACTGATTATGACCCAGTGAATCTGCTCTCCTACTCAGCATTAACGATAACGGCTATTAATTGGGATTGTTAAACTTTCTGGTTCTTAATCCTAAATCGGAAATCTTAACTATAGTATCTACTAACAACTTTTCAGATACACGTTCTACAATATTTTCCATCGTAACGGATTTTTCAGTAATCCTAGTATGGTATCAGGAACGCTAATTTTTTTCTCGACGTTGAACTCCAAAGTCAGTCTCTTTACaaaatcctttcttttttcttgaggAAAACTAAATATGAATACAAGGATTCACCTATTAAACTATGTATACAAATTTATAAAACACTAAAACattgtcttctttcttttaaCTTTCGGTAATTACAATCGGTTTTCAATATGATGAATCGATACATAGATCTGAGTCACCAAAGTAGACTCCTCGAATTATAGGTTACTAGAATTCTAGTCTAGTAAACAAAATGGTACCTGGGACGAACCTTGGTCTCTGCAGCGAAGCCCCGTAGACGGACGGACTAAAATTTGAAGCATTATAATAGAAATTCAATATCAAACTCCTAAGAAACTTGTAGTAGAGCGGCGAGACCTCCAAATCGTCTTCGACCACGAAAGCGAACTCATCGTCGGAGCTCGGCCACCACGTCTCCAACCACTGCGCCTGCAAACCCACGTTCTCAGTCCGATAATGCACAAGCTTTTCCCCGAACCTCCATTCGAACGCATCCACAAACCCCAGAATCCGATGCGAACCGTCCAATTTGCTGTCCAATTGAAGGGAGTCGTTGTTTCCGGGGGCGAAATGatcaatgtaaatatggagATGGACGCGGTCGGAGAGGTAGTCTGCGGCGGCGAGTGACCGGAGGCACCGGGAGAGCGAGTCCAGGCGGTTGAAGGCGAGGACTTTGATAATGAAAGTGAAATTTGGGGAATTAGGAAAAAGGGGATTAGCAATAATATTAGATTTTTGAAGGGAATGGATGAAATTAGTGTCAGAGTTAGGGGAGGAGAAGTAGGCGGGGcataagaagaggaagaagatggcggagagggagagaaaaagaataggAAGGAAGTGTCTTTTCCGAGCCACCATTCTTACTAGGGTTTGAGAGGTTCCGAGAGTTATACTGAAAGCTTCAATGAAGAAGAATGAGTGGAGTTCAGACAGGGGGAGCTGTACGAGATCAGGGACTCGGTCACACGGAGCCTCCATGAGAGAGAGCCGATCCCCAATTTTTATCAGACGTGGTCGGTCCcgatcaattattttttatttttaaatgaggaaattagattaataaaattaaaaagtaaaattgcaAGAAAACCTACCGGacgaaaggaaaataatttaactacaaaaatattatataaaattacatttatGAATTAATACGGGCTGATATAATctgtcatattttaaaattatttttattataaaatagatattacgaatcatataaaatcacattcaaatcaaattattttaaattattttattcttaaatcaGTATATAGCATACAATTTTCATaacttgaataataagatttaagttgtaaaatttaaattttaaaatttttctttcaatttaaattatatcatataaacatCTTATTAAGTATGTCATTCACACTAActtgtaaatagaatttttctacaaTTATTCGTATTCGGGACGATCTTTGACGAACTCTTctattgtatatttatttttataaactcttGATTGCATTCATGGTACAAGAAACTGAAAACAACTTACAGCAAACACTACCAAGCTCTTAGTACAATACAAAGAATCAATTACAAATCAGCATCTACAATCACCCAATTTGAAATTAAATCAGGATAGGAGTGCCACCATTGTGTCGCATGTTCAATCCTTTTTGCATGTTGAGCTAATAAATATGTTGCTTCATTACCATGCCTTCTCACACGAATAACCTCATAATCCttaaaggaaaattcttcttgtcatcctcacacttcacatatcacatttattttaattttttttttcattttttctataataaatatgtagtgtgtggatgataaatagaataatttaattagtttaataagaatcaaatgaaataaataatattttaatacataAAATGTGTAGTGTAGGATGATGTGTAACATTCCTCGTCCTAAAAACATTGTAGGAGATGAAATTTCCATTATCAAAGGCCCCTAAGTACAAAAACTAGATTATGGGACTTTATCACTTTAATAACTAGCAAAGAATCCTCTATTAATGTTAAACCAACATAGTCCAAATGTAAAATCATCTACAAACCTCTCAAAGCAGCTAAACCTTCTATGTCATCcacaatttcaaaaaaaaaaactacttttatatatatatatatatatccatggaTATCAGGGCCAGTTTGAGCGCACCTGAACTAATCCCACGGGATCCTGTACTTAATGGTCAGGTAAACCTTTAGTGGCCATGGAGGTATTCGAACTGATGACCATTAAAGAGTAAATCTAAAGCCTGATCAACTAAGCTATCCCTCAAGGTTTCCTTCATACTTAAAGCAAACAAAAGACCACCTGTATCATCTTTTAGAATTGTCTCCACACCAGCAGcatcaaaatcacaaaataaaacccCATCAAAATTCAATTTAACTTTCCTAAAGTGAATATGTTGCATtctcaaacaaacaaagatttTTATATTTCCGAACACTCCAAGAAATGGTAAGAAAATAGGAGACTAAAGACATATtgattttcattaaaatccacAACAACTCATCAAACCGAGTAGCACTAGATAGCAACTGAAAATATTTACCACACCAAGAGGCCCAGGTTTGGTTAACATTGAAGCACAAACATAAAGCATGAATTTGATCTCCATTCTGACAATTAGCACACAACCCATCAGAAGCCACACCCCttttcaataaatttattttaaaaattttatgtgtagtcaCTTTTAAGTATTAGTTATTCATTTCACTAATGTGATTAGCTgtgttacttttattttaatataaaataactgatcataTTAGTAAAGTGTACAAGAAATACGCAGAAatgattatatgtaacattTTTCAATTGATTTTTGTTGGAAAGCTATTGTTACAAGCTCTTCAAGCAAAATTCTTGATTTTGGTAAATTGAGACAAATTCCACAACTTCCTCCAATATTCAGGCTTCCTTTCCAACTGTACACTTTCAGGTTGGACAGAATTTAGAAAGAATCTCAAAgcaaaataatagtctaattTAACAGTATACTATCCACTTTTGTTACCACCCAAACAAGCTTATCAACGGTCCAAGAATGCAAAAGAGTTTGAATAATCTTTTCAAAAGGGGGAAAACATTTTCAATCAATTCTACATTCCACAATCGAGAGGAAGCATCAAACAGCATATTAACAGTTGCTTCTAAGGGTAATAACTGAGAAGCTTTAGTCCCAA is a window from the Carya illinoinensis cultivar Pawnee chromosome 14, C.illinoinensisPawnee_v1, whole genome shotgun sequence genome containing:
- the LOC122294553 gene encoding uncharacterized protein LOC122294553 encodes the protein MEAPCDRVPDLVQLPLSELHSFFFIEAFSITLGTSQTLVRMVARKRHFLPILFLSLSAIFFLFLCPAYFSSPNSDTNFIHSLQKSNIIANPLFPNSPNFTFIIKVLAFNRLDSLSRCLRSLAAADYLSDRVHLHIYIDHFAPGNNDSLQLDSKLDGSHRILGFVDAFEWRFGEKLVHYRTENVGLQAQWLETWWPSSDDEFAFVVEDDLEVSPLYYKFLRSLILNFYYNASNFSPSVYGASLQRPRFVPGKHGNKIQLDSGTRLFFYQIVGTWGQLLFPKPWKEFRLWYDKHKAKGIKPLLDGMVTTGWYKKMGERIWTPWFIKFIHSRGYFNIYTNFLRERALSVSHRDAGVNYGKTAGPDSQLLDETSLDFSLFEMPPLSNMKWYDFCFREVHPGRAIGSGDELGSILYAVQKQETIIFVSLFGVSASVTRNMLCHFERLNIWNYILMGPESDLLLDLSRRGHPVINADKFFNNIRAYKSSPSRHSNAELIMEILVKAYVIKSCLGFRYNSWMVDANMLFVRSDLFLETIDPTYDFYVGKSFKLFYVSGSSSAEKFWVDDLLPKITAMVDDSRKVAMPGDGIHFVYITAKLMEQKGVRIKRVDESSFSVKIGADGVNQSSIGDGKKMVFWSTEIGPNLIQMQLQELGMWILDSDSSCMAVVCHRS